A window of the Nibribacter ruber genome harbors these coding sequences:
- a CDS encoding toll/interleukin-1 receptor domain-containing protein, whose amino-acid sequence MSVFISYSSKDSEFIERLSVNLVKNRINVWLDKWAMQPGDSLIDKIQQGLTDSSFLLVVLSNNSVESEWCKKELNSGLMRELEEKKVVVIPILLEKCKVPLLLKEKLYADFTEDFDKGFESLLRPLQKLSSEHLGRVKNGENTTDYAINWGLDKISKNFLLEIDVVTWYPKDQKTVLLQIIINGDNKATDRFKKQFLSGFSHLMKDALLLDLMSNKATKDLNILCRNDAIDPHLIRLHDSKNGIEFDIKIRGVLMGVDTGNDTLINLIDILEMITSIDKTKNYAW is encoded by the coding sequence ATGAGTGTATTCATAAGTTACTCAAGCAAGGATAGTGAGTTTATAGAAAGACTTTCTGTGAATTTAGTAAAGAATAGAATCAATGTGTGGTTAGATAAATGGGCTATGCAACCTGGAGATTCTTTAATAGATAAAATTCAACAGGGACTTACTGACTCATCTTTTCTTTTAGTTGTTCTTTCAAATAACTCAGTTGAGAGTGAATGGTGTAAAAAAGAGCTAAATTCTGGTCTGATGAGAGAATTAGAGGAAAAAAAAGTTGTAGTAATTCCTATTTTGTTAGAGAAATGCAAAGTTCCTTTATTGTTAAAAGAGAAACTATATGCTGATTTTACAGAAGATTTTGATAAAGGCTTTGAATCTCTTTTGAGGCCATTGCAAAAACTATCTTCTGAACATTTGGGAAGAGTTAAAAATGGAGAAAATACAACTGACTATGCAATTAATTGGGGCCTAGATAAAATATCAAAAAATTTCTTACTAGAAATAGATGTTGTTACATGGTATCCAAAAGACCAAAAGACTGTATTGCTTCAAATTATAATTAATGGTGACAATAAAGCAACAGATAGATTTAAAAAGCAGTTTTTATCCGGTTTTTCACATCTAATGAAAGATGCTTTATTGTTGGATTTAATGAGCAATAAGGCAACTAAAGATTTGAATATTTTATGCCGTAATGATGCAATTGACCCTCATTTAATTCGACTGCATGATAGTAAAAATGGAATTGAATTTGATATAAAAATTAGAGGAGTCTTGATGGGAGTTGATACTGGTAACGATACATTAATTAACCTTATTGATATATTAGAAATGATAACTTCAATTGATAAAACGAAAAATTACGCGTGGTAA